The region gtgtctctccttctgctctgtCCCCGTTGTTGTGGCATTGTCTCCAAcgtcatggtggagcagggaggttttgTCGTCCGGGAGTACGCGCAGACGGCGGCCTGCGCAGTTGACAGCTGGAAGATGGTGCATCCTGTGCTGGGTGTGTGGTTGGAGGCTGACAGCTCTGGTTTTCTCCTCCGACGTTGTAGTCATGCGGGGATGTCAGGTCTGGAgtttgatggcgtgtccggggacacGTTGCCCtggtctgattctttcaacggcaATGGTTTTGTTTTTGGCAAACTActttggaggtccgtaaagctgcaGATCAGCGATGGAgctgcgtcgagctcgggtgaagaggtgatttgtcttctctctcttgatggtcgCTTTGGTGATGCCGAAGGAGAGGAACATGCGCTGGTTTTTTGTGTAGGATTATCCAATCCTTGCAGTACTGTAAAGTCGGTGATTATGTGTCTTGTAACCGGATCTTTATTTTATGAATGAGAAATGTATTACCtcgaaaaaaaagagaagagaagtgAAGGCACAACCACTCCCTCTGTCCGTCGGAGGAGAAGTGAACGTGGACATCACGATTCAGAAACTTCACAGTGGTAAGACCCGATCGACTGCAGTACGTGCATCAGTGTATACATGCTCTGTGCCGTTTACCTCAACCCATTCTTTATGCATATGATTATTTACATGGGCGTGGCCTCCAAGTTCCAACGCTTGACGAGTAGACGACCACCATTAATGGAGTCAGAGTCATGCACGGATGGGCATGGCGCCGGCCGGCGCGTACGCTgatcgacatgcatgcatgcatgacaaggTTGACATTCTGACAAGCACCATAACGGTGCCTTAGCTCCGTTGAGTGCAAAACAAGTCAAGCCTGCCGGCCGGCCGGCGCCGCACCCGGCGTTCGACCGAGTCCACCGTCGATGCAGTGCCGGTGCCATGCATGCGACTACGCGCGCTTATCGATCTATCCCACGCCGTAGCCCACATCGATCGCCATCTCGGCTCCGTGCAGCGGCGCAGGAACACGCCCATGTGCACGGACGCTGCCTGCCCACCTCCTGTCTAGGCTCAGTCGCGCTCTGCCCTCGCCGGAAAGTGACGGCGCGCCCGTCGCGCGCGCACGACAGCAACGCGTGCCGGTCCGGCCAtcggccatgcatgcatgcatggtgaaTCCACGGTACCGGCGCGGCGCCACTGCATGCCCTAAACATGCGCCCATTACGCAGCTGCGACAACGTTAACCACCAGGACGGCCCGCCTAGCTAATTCATGCACACACAGTAGAGGACAGGTCGCACACACTGCATGTGACgaacctctcctggccggccgtgtCCCTCACCCATCGACCAGCTCTTAACTAATTTGTCAAACCAGCTAGCCTGCCCGTTAAGTGGAACATACTCCATTAATCTATCCCCGCCCGACCATCTCGCAACGCAAATGGACTAGTAGGAGTAGCTCGTTAAGTGGAACATACTCCACTAATATTAATCAATCTCTTCGATGTGTCACATGGACATAAACGTAATCGTCCGGCGTCGATCTCACATTCTCACGGCAAAGCTATActactactctctccgttcctaaatatttgtctttgtagagatttgaatgagtgactacatacgaagcaaaataaataaatctacactttaaaatatgtctatatatatccgtatgtggtCGTCCATCTGAAACTCTAAAAAGAcatatatatttaggaacggatggagtatataaCTAGAGGTCAAACGGCGGTGCTATTTTACATACATACacgggcatgcatgcatgcatgttactACAAATCGCGGGAAACTCGAGAGGGAAACGCCAAGTTTTGGTGTGTACTGCCAGTAGGACGATCGTCTTGAGTCTTCACAAAAGGCGCAGCGATTCCGGCGACGCTGTCTCTGTCCCGTAGTATCGTAGTATCAGTCACCACTTGATTAATAATTAGCTGTACCGCACTATTCTACTCCATCAGGATCGTAGCATAGCTAATAGCTAAGACAAAACTAATAAACCAGTAGCCGCGTACTGGTAATCTACGTACTCCTCGCCAATATTATCGATGGATCGATCCGTGTGTGCTCGCGCTAGATTCAGTTGTGGATGGGGGGCTTTCTGGCGGCCGGCGAGTAGTCCATCCCGGCGATGTCGATCAGGTCCGGGTACGTCCTCGTCTCCTGCTGCTTTGGCCGCCGCGGAAGCGCCCGGCGGGACCATTTCTTCTTCTGCGGCAGCGTCGGCTCCTCCTGATCGCCACCGTGGCTGGTCACCTGCGCGTTGCCGTCGTTCCTCTTCGGGGGTATCTGAAAACACACGCATTAACCATTCCGGTCAGAGCCTGAAAATCCGGGGGGAAAGAGAACGAAATGCGTGCGGCTGCGACTGCACTGACCTGATGCTTCGCTGATGCGTCGTCGTCCGTTTCGGCGTGAGCGTGCGGCGACGGTGGCTTTTTCGCCTTTCCTGCACCCACCAAAGAGAGGACCCTGTTAGATTGATTAAGGCTGCTGCCACAACTTAAGGAAGCTAAAATACTGCTAAAGCTGCAACGTAAACCTACATGCTTTtgacttgtactccctccatttcaaattactcgtcgtggttttagttcaaactaaaaccacgacgagtaatttggaacggtggGAGTACTATATATATATGCACGAAGTCTAAGCTATGATTTAAGCGTCGTGTGTACTGTTGAAGGTCCGAAATGTTAGTGCGTGGCAGGCGTGGTTTTAATTATGAGTATCTTCTAGTACTAGTGTTTTTGTTTTTACTATCCTGACATGCATGTGACATGTGTGTGCTATAGTAGTACCGTTGCTGCTCAGAACCAGAAATGGAACTACGGGCCACGCACATATGCCAATGCATGCAATGCGTCCACAGAAAGAGAGGAACATGCTGGGAACTTGGGATCACAGCAGTAGCGGGTGAAAAGAAAACCAAACTGACTATGCAGAGAGCTAAAAGCTCAGGGTTTCAGGTAGTACACAACATTAGCTAATGCTTCTCCTTTTACATCACCCAAGCTCCAAACCAAGAAgtacgcagcagcagcagcattagGAGAGTGTTTAGGACAGTTGAACTGGTACTGCTACCACACGAAGGTCATTAGGCTCAGTAAGCTGCTGCGCCCTGCAAAGGGAGGTGGAGGTGGATATTCAATTCAGCGAGCGAGTGGCTTAGTGGTGATTAGGTTCGTGGCCGCCCGGCCCGTAGTAATCTTCGTGGAACCTCGGCACGGCGGCCTGCGCGTACGCACTAGCCACCACTTGGTGGTGCTCTCTATCCTTCACAACAATGGCAGTATGAGGCGTCTGCTCCATTGCTGTACCTGAGCAATTCCCATCGGCCGTGCAGGGCTTGCTGCCTGCCGAATCAGCGGCGCCATTGGGTTTGGTTAGCTGCCCGGCCAGTCGTTCCTGCTGGATGCACAAGGGAAGCAGAGAAGAAATGAGCAAAACTTTACCAAAAATTGCTTCAGTTTCAGTTTCAGGCAGGAAGAACTGCCTGGATCAGGAATTCAATCAGGATCATTGATCATATACAGTACAGGGCACTGACCTTGTTGTCCAGTGCTTCATGCAGGTGCCTGTCCAGCCGAATCCCTGCATTTCCAGAGAAAGAAAATTCATTCCAGTGAGCACTGATCCAGGACATAGGGTACCCCCAAAAGAGCCACCAAATGCAAGAGCAATAGATGAGTGCCAAGCTAGCCAGCCATGCATGGAGATGGAACATACCATGTGCTGTTGTAACCAGaaccaggaggaggaggagagaggccaggACCATCAATGAAGTCCTCATGATCTGTATGCTGATCCAAGTGAGCTGGGTTTCCTGAGGTAGTAGCAAGTGATGGCCCGGTGGGAGATGCTAGTGCTGGTGCTAAATATATGGGAGGTGGAGCAGGTGAAGGAGAATGGAAGCAAAGCCTAAGAAGAACTGGCCTCAGGAGCTTGTATTTATAGACAGGCAGGGGTCTCAGGGTCTCCTCTCTCCCAGATCCACTCACTGACCACACTGTACTGGCATGTCAAACTCACAAATTAATTAAAGTGATCTTAAGAAAAAACAATTAGAAATGCCGCGAACCTTGGTGTTGGTGATTCTTCTTTAAGCCACTTCTGTATCCTGTGCTTTG is a window of Triticum dicoccoides isolate Atlit2015 ecotype Zavitan chromosome 2B, WEW_v2.0, whole genome shotgun sequence DNA encoding:
- the LOC119368631 gene encoding uncharacterized protein LOC119368631 isoform X1, which gives rise to MRTSLMVLASLLLLLVLVTTAHGIRLDRHLHEALDNKQERLAGQLTKPNGAADSAGSKPCTADGNCSGKAKKPPSPHAHAETDDDASAKHQIPPKRNDGNAQVTSHGGDQEEPTLPQKKKWSRRALPRRPKQQETRTYPDLIDIAGMDYSPAARKPPIHN
- the LOC119368631 gene encoding uncharacterized protein LOC119368631 isoform X2; its protein translation is MRTSLMVLASLLLLLVLVTTAHGIRLDRHLHEALDNKERLAGQLTKPNGAADSAGSKPCTADGNCSGKAKKPPSPHAHAETDDDASAKHQIPPKRNDGNAQVTSHGGDQEEPTLPQKKKWSRRALPRRPKQQETRTYPDLIDIAGMDYSPAARKPPIHN